Below is a window of Impatiens glandulifera chromosome 2, dImpGla2.1, whole genome shotgun sequence DNA.
CTGTCGGCTCCATTTTGTAGATGGAAGGAGCGACAGCAGAGAAATGAAGCTTGAAGGAAGGAAGAAGAACTAAAGGAAGACAAACGGAAGGCTGAAAGGAAGGAAGATAAACCGAAGGAAGACAAACTGAAGGCTACTAGGGTTCGATTAAAACAGAAGAAAGATGAATCGCGCTAGGGCTGAAGCGGAAGGAAGAAGGGCGTAATGGAGAAAAAGGAAGGCTTAGGGTTTGAAGGAAATATGCgcactatttattttttttcacctGTCGCTCCACCGTACACCGTCGTTGCGGGTTGCGATCCTTGTCtatatcatttatctttaaaaaaatagcCATATGGgtcattttcgaaaatgataATGTTCGGGACATTTTTGTTTCatgaccatttttttaatttattatttttttgagtacatttttatttatttatcacttTTGTACAAATGTCAGGCCACGACAGATTCATGGTGTTACTTTCCTTTTCAATGTTGCCCCTATCACattctaaaatttataaagagttttttttttttttttttactttagtcTATATTCTCttctaaagagagaaataattttatcaaaattatatatttaattttaaatccaatgaaattttatctaatttttaaaatagttctCAATTTCAAAATCCATTACTAAACAAACAAGGCCTTACATGACAGCTTATCTTCTTCAGGCCATTTCGGCTGCGCCCTCCCTATCGGTTATTTCGCCTTCAGAACCAAAACcagaagagagaaagagagagagagagagagagaatcgaTCGTTTCTGGAATTCAGGAGTAATGGCGAAGACGAAGAAGGAACTACTTTCTTCCGCTCCATGGAGAGGTGAAGAAGAGGATAAGTTTAAAGACGCAAAAATGAAGGTCACCAGTCAGCCTGGCTCCACTCCTACCATGTATGTTCCTGGCAAGAAGTCTGCAAATTCTCATCATCATGCCGAAGATGCCGATGATTCTCTCTCCGAGATAGATCCCGAACTCCGTTATAGTTTCCAGCGTAACTTCCAGGTCTCTATATCTCCTTTTCTGCATTATTAGCGAATATGTTGATTTAGGATGTTAATTGCTGTTAGAGTGTATGAAATTGACAGAATTCTGATTACTTCAGTATCCTCATTCTATAATTGCTGCAATTTCTTTCTGTTTGAGTAATCGACCTAGTTATTCATCAATTATAGTCTTCATCGCTGGTTTTATTTGCTTTTCTACGTGTTGAAGAATGATAGGTCTAATAGTCATCCTTAAGAGTAATAATAGTGCCATAAGTAGTTAAGAAGACATGAGTAAATCTCAATGTCATCAGCTCCTGCTCTAGAAATTCAACttaaaagaaacaaatgaaTCTATGAACTTCATTAGAGAAGCTATACAATAACCTGTAACTGGATTAACAAGCTAAGGAAAGGATGGGAGAGGGAAAAGAAAGAATCAACAGAGCTTTAGGAAGAAGAACTAAGGGCTAAAGCCATGTATTCTTTAAGGGAGAGGGTTAGGAATTACATCAAAATAGCCTATCTTGTAAAATAACAATGGATATATATACACTTCTAGTTAACAGACCAGATTCTTCTTGTAGATCCTTCTATATCCCCTGTGTACATGAATTATTGACTCCATATAGGTCATGACAAAGAAAGAAATGTGTAAAAGATATACTCTTGGTTCTGTAACCTGATATTTACTTTCCTTAGGTTCTATAGTCAAGGATTGTCCTATGTTACAGCCTGCACAACAGCTATGATGATGGAAGAAAGttagaaatcaaaacaaaataaatgtaaaCAAGGTCGTAGATGGTTATAAATGACTAACCCATTCAGAAACTAGTTTTGTTTTTCAGAAAATTTGGAGTTGTATCTCAATCCTAATTAGAAATACCAAATTTCTATCTGTATTGGATTTTCTTCTTCACTTGGCAAAGAAATGTAGTTGTACTGGAACATGTTTCCAAGTTTTGAGAAGCACATACTTCTGTTTGGTAGAAGTGTAGTTGGATCACAAGTTTAATTTTAGGCTGactgaaaaacaaaatttgagttGGATTagatcaaatataaaaattgggGATAACAATATGGCTGTAGATGTCCTGAA
It encodes the following:
- the LOC124928016 gene encoding uncharacterized protein LOC124928016, whose product is MAKTKKELLSSAPWRGEEEDKFKDAKMKVTSQPGSTPTMYVPGKKSANSHHHAEDADDSLSEIDPELRYSFQRNFQFLQSVFSIDTVVKPLPPAMAYNVSRNLSFFTRIFTQFFDPEGISNAQKSLGLGQEEKVRRVR